A stretch of DNA from Clostridium sp. JN-9:
AGATGAGGATCTGCTGCATGTGGCAATAAAGGAGGTTAAGGAAGAGACAGGAGTAAAAAATATTTTTGTTGTTAGTGAAAATATCATATCATTGGATATTATACCTGTGCAGGGGCATATAAAAAGAGAAAAGTATGTGGCGCCTCATCTGCATATATCTGCTGCTTATTTAATGGAAGCAGATGAAAATGACACACTTAAGGTTAAACCTGATGAGAACAGCGGAGTTCAGTGGATACCTATGAATGAAATAGATAAGTATTCCAATGAACCACACATGAAGAAAATATATAATAAAATAATACGTAAAATCAGGGAGTTATAAAATGAAGATCCACCATTTGATAATCTTTTAATATCAGGAATCATATTATTTACAAAGTAATAGGGCTTGGAGGCTTAATGAAAATGGATATAACCTTAATTTTAATATTAGCAATTTTTTTGTTTGTTATAACTTATTTTGCAGTTAGGCTGGCAATTAGTCCATTGCTGAATAAAAATGAAGACTTAAAATCATATAAACAGGACTCTGGAGACTTAGTAAAACTGCGGGATATAGGAGTACTTAACCCTGATGAAATAGAGGAAACAATTAAAATATATAGTAATATAAGAATAAAAAAAGAAAATCATGAGCAATATGAGAAATATGACAGGATACTTATAGAATTAAAGGAAGCCGGTTATTTTAGTGAAGAAGAATATGGTATAAGATTAGATAAACTAAAAAAACACTATAAAATTATAAATTTATAATAAACATAGGAGGAAACAAAAGTGAAAATATTTTTTATGTCAGATATACATGGTTCGCTTTATTATACAAAAAAAGCATTAGAAGCTTTTGAAAGAGAAAGGGCAGATTATATTGGAATTTTAGGTGATGAGCTTTATCATGGCGCAAGAAATCCATTGCCAGAACAGTATAATCCTCAGGAAGTAACAAAGCTTTTAAATAAATATGCAGATAAAATTATAGCTGTAAGGGGGAATTGTGACAGTGAAATTGATGAAACCGTGCTTAATTTTCCAATGTTAGCAGCTTATTCAATAATACTATACAATAACAGACGTTTATTTTTAACTCATGGTCATATATATAGTGAGGATAATATGCCAAAGCTTAAACATGGAGATGTATTTTTATATGGTCATACTCATGTGTCAAAGGCTGAGAAAAAAGGGGATATATTTGTTGTAAATCCAGGATCAATAACATTCCCAAAGGGTAACGGAATAAATTCTTATGCTGTTTTAGAAGATGATATTATTAGTATAAAGAAGTTAGACGGAGCAGTAATAAATGAAATTAAATTAGTTTAAATATTAGATTTGTGGCGAATAAAAATGGGGATAACAGTGAAAAAGTTACTATTATAATTTTATATGAGTATATTTAATTTTAAAGACGTGGGGGGCTTTTATGGAAAAAAAGATTAATAAGTTTAAAACAGTGCTTATCATTTTAGGAATTTTAGCTGCTGGATTTTTATTATGCTGGGGGCTTATAGCTTTAAAGGTGATTATCATTAATGCATAATAAATGGATAATTAACTTTAACTAAAAAGAATACTCTTGCTTACAATATTTGATAATAAACTTATTTCAATTATTGCAGGTAAGAGTATTTGTTTGCATAAAATTATTTAGTAAAAAACTCAATTTGGATTTAATATTTATTGTAAAATTACCTTTAATTAATATTTTATATTATATGATATAATTGTGATGGAATAAGGTAACTTAACAGTTTATAAAATATGATAAATAGGGTGGAATGGGTTAATGAAAAAAGCTGTTTTTTTTGATATTGATGGAACATTATTGGACTGTCTTAATGGAATAACAGATATTACTCCTGCAGTGAAAAAAGCAATAAGAGAACTGCAGAATGAAGGTAATTATGTTTTTATAGCCAGCGGCAGGCCATATGCTTTTATAAGCAGCGAAATATTAAATTTTGGTTTTGACGGATATATTTTTACAAATGGTGCCCAGGTAAGACTTGGAGACAAATTGATATATAAGAAGCCATTTAATAAGAATTTTACAAAGGAATTAGTATTAAATTGTGACAAGCTTAATATTCAATACATACTGCAGGGAGAAAAATATTCTTATCTGAATAATGATTTTGAAAGATTATATTCATATTATGACAACTACGGTATATCAAGAAGATACTTAACAGGTGACTATGATATTGACAAAGTTGATGTATTTAAAATGGAAATGCTGTATGGCAGTAAACAGGCTTTGGATTACTGCTTTTCTAAAGTAAATGAGGATTACAACTACGGCTTGGATTCATCAAACAGTGTATTTGAACTTTATTCAAGAAGAGACTCAAAAGCATCAGGCATAAAGAAAGTGCTGAAATATTTAAATATCCCTTTGGAAAACAGCTATGCATTTGGAGACGATACAAATGATATAGAAATGCTTGAGGCAGTAGGATGCGGCATTGCTATGGGAAATGCCAGTGATATGGTTAAAAGCCATGCAGATAAAGTAACAGATGAGGTTCAGAGGGATGGGGTAGCACTGGGTATAGAAAGATTTATACTTTAGAGTTGAATGCAATCGAATACTATCGAATGTAACCAGGTAGCACCCGAATATCGTCGAATGTAACCAGGTAGCACCCGAATATTGTCAAATGTATAATGTGGACAATTGTTGCCTAAAATATCACTAGAGGTGATATTAATATGAATTTACAACTTAGTCAAAAAGAAAGAATGTTTCTGGAGGACGCAAAAATCCAAGAGGAGGTTTGTATTGAAAAATACAACAACTATTCAGGCCAGACTCAGGATCCGCAGCTGAAGCAGCTTTTTAACAGACTTTCAGGTGAAGAACAGCATCACCATGATATTGTTAATCAAATGCTTCAAGGGCAGCAGCCAAATTTAAGTCATGCTGGACTTAATCTTCAAAGTCAGCAGGGTACTGCTCAGCAGAATACTTCCCAGGGAACTGCCGGCACTCAGCAAGGCAATCAGCGTGATAAAATGCTATGTACAGATTTATTATCCACTGAAAAATATGTTTCAGGAACATATGACAGCGATGTCTTTGAATCTGCAAGCCCTGCAGTAAGGCAGGCAATGCAGCATATTCAGCAGGAAGAGCAGAAACATGGCGAAGAACTGTTTAATTACATGAACAGCCACGGAATGTACAATGTAAAATAATATTTCAGAAGAGCCAGGTTCAAGAGCTGGGTTCAGTAGAATGAACCTGGCTCTATTTTTTTATATGGTCAATCAACTAAATACATTATATAGATATTACATGGTAGGTGTGCTATTATATTTATATTAAGAGAAATGGAGTTTCATAAATGGAGAGTTTAATTCTTAAAAACAGATGGAAAATACTTAGCGTAGTGGTACTGGGAACACTTATGTCAACTTTGGACAGCAGCATTGTAAATGTTGCTCTACCTGTAATGTCAAAGAATT
This window harbors:
- a CDS encoding NUDIX hydrolase, producing MNWIESIKNYKTLNEQEKKDKEIILKSMDMFHDLLTRDNEIIHMTSSGFVVNKSRDKVLMVHHNIYNTWAWTGGHADGDEDLLHVAIKEVKEETGVKNIFVVSENIISLDIIPVQGHIKREKYVAPHLHISAAYLMEADENDTLKVKPDENSGVQWIPMNEIDKYSNEPHMKKIYNKIIRKIREL
- the yfcE gene encoding phosphodiesterase, encoding MKIFFMSDIHGSLYYTKKALEAFERERADYIGILGDELYHGARNPLPEQYNPQEVTKLLNKYADKIIAVRGNCDSEIDETVLNFPMLAAYSIILYNNRRLFLTHGHIYSEDNMPKLKHGDVFLYGHTHVSKAEKKGDIFVVNPGSITFPKGNGINSYAVLEDDIISIKKLDGAVINEIKLV
- a CDS encoding HAD family hydrolase; its protein translation is MKKAVFFDIDGTLLDCLNGITDITPAVKKAIRELQNEGNYVFIASGRPYAFISSEILNFGFDGYIFTNGAQVRLGDKLIYKKPFNKNFTKELVLNCDKLNIQYILQGEKYSYLNNDFERLYSYYDNYGISRRYLTGDYDIDKVDVFKMEMLYGSKQALDYCFSKVNEDYNYGLDSSNSVFELYSRRDSKASGIKKVLKYLNIPLENSYAFGDDTNDIEMLEAVGCGIAMGNASDMVKSHADKVTDEVQRDGVALGIERFIL
- a CDS encoding spore coat protein, producing the protein MNLQLSQKERMFLEDAKIQEEVCIEKYNNYSGQTQDPQLKQLFNRLSGEEQHHHDIVNQMLQGQQPNLSHAGLNLQSQQGTAQQNTSQGTAGTQQGNQRDKMLCTDLLSTEKYVSGTYDSDVFESASPAVRQAMQHIQQEEQKHGEELFNYMNSHGMYNVK